From Thermodesulfobacteriota bacterium, one genomic window encodes:
- a CDS encoding YraN family protein, producing MTNKKTEGQRGEEIACKALKKKGYRILDKNFSCRHGELDIVAEDNDVVCFIEVKARSSEDYGLPEEAVTHWKKQKLLNTAFVYIEKKKIKDRDMRFDIISVDLKTREARILKDAFDADL from the coding sequence ATGACCAATAAAAAAACCGAAGGTCAAAGGGGCGAAGAAATAGCTTGCAAGGCACTCAAAAAGAAGGGCTACCGCATCCTTGATAAGAATTTTAGTTGCAGGCATGGTGAGCTCGATATTGTAGCAGAGGATAATGATGTAGTCTGCTTCATTGAGGTCAAGGCCAGGTCTTCTGAAGACTACGGACTTCCCGAAGAAGCCGTAACACACTGGAAGAAGCAAAAACTCCTTAATACAGCCTTTGTTTATATTGAAAAAAAGAAAATCAAGGATCGTGATATGCGCTTTGATATAATATCGGTCGATCTCAAAACCCGGGAAGCGAGAATACTCAAAGACGCATTCGACGCTGATCTCTGA
- the groES gene encoding co-chaperone GroES has translation MKIRPLHDKILIKRIDTPQTTKGGIVIPDTVKEKPQEGKVIAVGNGRIMEDGKVMPLEVKKGDKILFSKYGGTEINIEGEEYLILDENDVLAITT, from the coding sequence ATGAAAATAAGGCCGCTTCATGATAAAATCTTGATAAAAAGGATAGATACCCCCCAGACCACAAAAGGCGGGATCGTTATTCCAGATACAGTTAAGGAAAAACCCCAGGAAGGAAAGGTAATTGCTGTGGGGAATGGACGGATCATGGAGGACGGGAAGGTTATGCCCCTCGAGGTGAAAAAGGGCGACAAGATACTATTCAGTAAATACGGCGGGACAGAGATCAATATTGAAGGTGAAGAATATCTGATCCTTGATGAAAACGATGTCCTAGCCATCACGACATAA